The following coding sequences are from one Thermoplasmata archaeon window:
- a CDS encoding carbohydrate kinase family protein, with the protein MARKAPRVLAIGDAIVDIVSPPLQGLPPGDVQGEVSGFAFLPGGNATNFALQMASLGMRTTLVAAVGRDAFANRLRAAYRARGVTARLRVDAKRPTGTTVALTWADGRRALITATGANAALREADVPETLLASASHVHRAGFWWATGLLGAPTERLLRRAQRAGASTSMDISTDPQGWSRARVDAVRVCLPHVDTFFGNGVEVCAVAGTRDPVRAAERLLEHGVSEVVLHRAEAGATWFREGQRASLPAFRVPMDNPTGCGDVFNAGYLFTKLSGGTTEEALGMGNALAALHLRDRREPYPDLRELRAFVRVARA; encoded by the coding sequence ATGGCGAGGAAGGCCCCGCGCGTCCTGGCGATCGGGGACGCGATCGTCGACATCGTGTCGCCGCCGCTCCAAGGCCTCCCGCCCGGCGACGTCCAGGGCGAGGTATCCGGCTTCGCGTTCTTGCCCGGAGGGAACGCCACGAACTTCGCGCTCCAGATGGCGTCCCTCGGGATGCGGACGACCCTCGTGGCCGCGGTGGGCCGCGACGCCTTCGCCAACCGTCTGCGTGCCGCGTACCGCGCGCGCGGCGTGACCGCTCGCCTCAGGGTGGACGCGAAGCGGCCGACAGGAACCACCGTGGCCCTAACGTGGGCCGACGGACGGCGGGCGCTGATCACCGCGACGGGAGCCAACGCCGCCCTACGGGAGGCGGACGTTCCCGAGACGCTGCTCGCCTCCGCGAGCCACGTCCACCGGGCCGGGTTCTGGTGGGCCACGGGCCTCCTCGGCGCCCCGACGGAACGCCTCCTGCGGCGGGCGCAGCGCGCGGGAGCGAGTACCTCGATGGATATCTCGACGGACCCCCAGGGCTGGTCCCGCGCACGCGTCGACGCGGTTCGGGTTTGCCTTCCCCATGTGGACACGTTCTTCGGGAACGGGGTCGAGGTGTGCGCGGTCGCGGGGACGCGCGACCCGGTGCGTGCCGCGGAGCGCCTCTTGGAGCACGGGGTCTCCGAGGTCGTCCTGCACCGCGCGGAAGCGGGCGCCACATGGTTCCGGGAGGGCCAGCGCGCCTCGCTGCCCGCGTTCCGCGTCCCCATGGACAACCCCACGGGCTGCGGCGACGTGTTCAACGCGGGGTATCTCTTCACGAAGCTTTCCGGAGGGACCACCGAGGAGGCGCTCGGGATGGGGAACGCCCTCGCCGCCCTCCACCTCCGCGATCGGCGCGAACCGTATCCCGACCTGCGCGAGCTGCGCGCTTTCGTCCGGGTCGCCCGGGCGTGA
- a CDS encoding DNA methyltransferase: MALASETVQQEALVSQEAWAMLGRADLEPYTVWDFPDQRAGATRFGDACFNGVTPALCALNLVRRYTRPGDLVVDAMAGSGTIADVARSLGRRVVSLDIAPRRKDILRADARCWPLPDAVGTLAVIDSPYSDNILYSEDPRCLGRISCRDGRFYREMARVADEARRVLRPGGILAWIISDEYKGGRYTPVGFRLQTVLASRFDFLDTIVLLRHNDRSASPMWEHRARRYNFLLRGFKCPGLSPVLSIGRLRVCRRFRQGPIRGLERARFCVPRAP, encoded by the coding sequence GTGGCCCTCGCTTCTGAAACGGTCCAACAGGAAGCCTTGGTTTCCCAGGAGGCGTGGGCCATGCTCGGACGCGCCGACCTGGAGCCGTACACGGTCTGGGACTTCCCCGACCAGCGGGCGGGCGCGACCCGCTTCGGCGACGCCTGTTTCAACGGCGTCACGCCGGCGTTGTGCGCCCTCAACCTGGTTCGCCGCTACACGCGACCGGGCGATCTGGTCGTCGACGCCATGGCGGGGTCCGGCACGATCGCGGACGTGGCGCGCTCCCTGGGCCGTCGGGTGGTCTCCCTGGACATCGCGCCGCGGCGGAAGGACATCCTCCGGGCGGACGCGCGATGCTGGCCCCTCCCGGATGCCGTTGGCACGCTCGCCGTCATCGATTCCCCGTACTCGGACAACATCCTCTACAGCGAGGATCCGCGGTGCCTCGGACGCATCTCGTGCCGCGACGGACGGTTCTACCGGGAGATGGCCCGGGTGGCCGACGAGGCACGCCGCGTCCTCCGACCCGGCGGCATCCTAGCGTGGATCATCAGCGACGAGTACAAGGGAGGACGGTACACGCCCGTCGGGTTCCGCCTCCAGACCGTGCTCGCATCGCGGTTTGACTTCCTGGATACTATCGTACTCCTCCGCCACAATGACCGCTCGGCGTCGCCGATGTGGGAGCACCGCGCGCGGCGCTACAACTTCCTCCTCCGAGGATTCAAGTGTCCCGGATTATCGCCCGTTCTCTCCATAGGGAGGCTGCGAGTTTGCAGGAGGTTCCGCCAAGGCCCGATTCGAGGCCTCGAACGCGCCCGATTCTGCGTGCCCCGGGCACCATGA